One window from the genome of Sesamum indicum cultivar Zhongzhi No. 13 linkage group LG15, S_indicum_v1.0, whole genome shotgun sequence encodes:
- the LOC105177556 gene encoding calcium/calmodulin-regulated receptor-like kinase 2 isoform X2: protein MVHKADLVIIGISVGLAVGILIASLVFFGICWYKKRAHLRRCANDRSAATLPIRTNGLNTSIDSSAPLSSFVTIKGNLTQKPQRFWWNNHSKDRLASVSGILRYSYKDIQKGTENFTTILGQGSFGPVYKAKMPAGEVVAVKVLASNSKQGEKEFQTEVSLLARLHHRNLVNLVGYCIDKGQRMLVYEYMRNGSLENLIYNDEEQVLSWEDRLQIALDISHGIEYLHDGAVPPVIHRDLKSANILLDHSMRAKEEVFDGHNSGLKGTYGYIDPVYISTNNFTTKSDVYSFGIILFELITAIHPHQNLMEYVNLAAMSSDGVDEIIDTKIVGKCNLEEVRSLAKIAHRCLHKTPRRRPSIGEVSQAIIKIKQRRLVKEDTFSFVREDLSRAVSQIECQQLELRRMVSIDERQNE, encoded by the exons ATGGTTCATAAAGCCGATTTGGTTATTATTGGCATCTCTGTTGGCTTGGCCGTGGGCATACTCATAGCCTCGCTtgttttttttggcatttgtTGGTACAAGAAACGTGCTCATCTTCGGCGCTGTGCAAATGATCGTTCTGCTGCTACCCTTCCTATACGTACTAACGGCTTAAATACAAGCATCGACTCAAGTGCACCTCTTTCCAGTTTTGTGACTATCAAGGGAAATCTCACCCAAAAACCTCAGCGTTTTTGGTGGAACAATCATAGCAAAGATCGATTAGCTTCTGTATCTGGTATTTTGAGATACTCTTACAA AGACATTCAGAAGGGGACAGAGAACTTCACAACTATCCTTGGGCAGGGTTCATTTGGCCCGGTTTATAAAGCTAAAATGCCTGCTGGTGAAGTGGTTGCTGTGAAAGTTCTTGcttcaaattcaaaacaagGCGAAAAGGAGTTTCAGACAGAG GTTTCTTTGCTGGCTAGACTGCATCATcgaaatttggtgaatttagTTGGATACTGTATTGATAAAGGGCAACGCATGTTAGTTTATGAGTACATGAGAAATGGAAGCTTGGAAAACCTTATATATA ATGATGAGGAACAAGTCTTGAGTTGGGAAGATCGACTTCAAATAGCACTGGACATTTCACATGGCATTGAATATCTTCACGACGGG GCAGTGCCTCCTGTGATACATCGAGATTTGAAGTCAGCTAACATATTGCTGGATCATTCTATGAGAGCAAAG GAAGAGGTCTTCGATGGTCATAACTCTGGCCTCAAAGGTACATATGGTTATATAGACCCTGTGTATATATCCACAAACAATTTCACAACAAAAAGCGACGTGTACAGCTTCGGCATTATTCTCTTTGAGCTCATCACCGCCATCCACCCGCACCAGAACTTAATGGAATACGTTAATCTG GCGGCTATGAGCTCAGATGGTGTGGATGAAATAATCGACACAAAAATAGTGGGGAAATGCAACTTGGAAGAAGTGAGGAGCCTAGCCAAAATCGCTCACAGATGCTTGCATAAAACCCCTAGAAGGCGCCCTTCAATTGGAGAAGTCTCCCAGGCTATTATAAAGATAAAACAGAGACGACTAGTTAAAGAAGATACTTTCTCGTTTGTCAGAGAAGATTTGTCAAGAGCCGTGAGCCAGATAGAATGCCAGCAACTCGAACTCAGAAGAATGGTCAGCATCGATGAAAGGCAAAACGAGTAA
- the LOC105177556 gene encoding calcium/calmodulin-regulated receptor-like kinase 2 isoform X1: protein MVHKADLVIIGISVGLAVGILIASLVFFGICWYKKRAHLRRCANDRSAATLPIRTNGLNTSIDSSAPLSSFVTIKGNLTQKPQRFWWNNHSKDRLASVSGILRYSYKDIQKGTENFTTILGQGSFGPVYKAKMPAGEVVAVKVLASNSKQGEKEFQTEVSLLARLHHRNLVNLVGYCIDKGQRMLVYEYMRNGSLENLIYNDEEQVLSWEDRLQIALDISHGIEYLHDGAVPPVIHRDLKSANILLDHSMRAKVADFGLSKEEVFDGHNSGLKGTYGYIDPVYISTNNFTTKSDVYSFGIILFELITAIHPHQNLMEYVNLAAMSSDGVDEIIDTKIVGKCNLEEVRSLAKIAHRCLHKTPRRRPSIGEVSQAIIKIKQRRLVKEDTFSFVREDLSRAVSQIECQQLELRRMVSIDERQNE, encoded by the exons ATGGTTCATAAAGCCGATTTGGTTATTATTGGCATCTCTGTTGGCTTGGCCGTGGGCATACTCATAGCCTCGCTtgttttttttggcatttgtTGGTACAAGAAACGTGCTCATCTTCGGCGCTGTGCAAATGATCGTTCTGCTGCTACCCTTCCTATACGTACTAACGGCTTAAATACAAGCATCGACTCAAGTGCACCTCTTTCCAGTTTTGTGACTATCAAGGGAAATCTCACCCAAAAACCTCAGCGTTTTTGGTGGAACAATCATAGCAAAGATCGATTAGCTTCTGTATCTGGTATTTTGAGATACTCTTACAA AGACATTCAGAAGGGGACAGAGAACTTCACAACTATCCTTGGGCAGGGTTCATTTGGCCCGGTTTATAAAGCTAAAATGCCTGCTGGTGAAGTGGTTGCTGTGAAAGTTCTTGcttcaaattcaaaacaagGCGAAAAGGAGTTTCAGACAGAG GTTTCTTTGCTGGCTAGACTGCATCATcgaaatttggtgaatttagTTGGATACTGTATTGATAAAGGGCAACGCATGTTAGTTTATGAGTACATGAGAAATGGAAGCTTGGAAAACCTTATATATA ATGATGAGGAACAAGTCTTGAGTTGGGAAGATCGACTTCAAATAGCACTGGACATTTCACATGGCATTGAATATCTTCACGACGGG GCAGTGCCTCCTGTGATACATCGAGATTTGAAGTCAGCTAACATATTGCTGGATCATTCTATGAGAGCAAAG GTTGCTGATTTTGGGCTGTCGAAGGAAGAGGTCTTCGATGGTCATAACTCTGGCCTCAAAGGTACATATGGTTATATAGACCCTGTGTATATATCCACAAACAATTTCACAACAAAAAGCGACGTGTACAGCTTCGGCATTATTCTCTTTGAGCTCATCACCGCCATCCACCCGCACCAGAACTTAATGGAATACGTTAATCTG GCGGCTATGAGCTCAGATGGTGTGGATGAAATAATCGACACAAAAATAGTGGGGAAATGCAACTTGGAAGAAGTGAGGAGCCTAGCCAAAATCGCTCACAGATGCTTGCATAAAACCCCTAGAAGGCGCCCTTCAATTGGAGAAGTCTCCCAGGCTATTATAAAGATAAAACAGAGACGACTAGTTAAAGAAGATACTTTCTCGTTTGTCAGAGAAGATTTGTCAAGAGCCGTGAGCCAGATAGAATGCCAGCAACTCGAACTCAGAAGAATGGTCAGCATCGATGAAAGGCAAAACGAGTAA